The Pseudomonas allokribbensis genome has a window encoding:
- a CDS encoding DUF6602 domain-containing protein: protein MALFQRLFRAKVQELRTMFLATGGLDHNGEKGSLRETFVKELIQLFLPVQFGVGSGVIIDLWGRQSPQVDILIYDKRTMPPILEIDGRGIYPFDSVLRVLEVKSTVDDRGLKQFSELLWSLNPGNGVGLKMSQAGKLENGKMFYPVCCLFGFQSRLATLAERCRADKNISRSSNIVFVDGVGLYSPKFPEFMKFEDYDVGISMFIGWLLENIGETANSRADYNPKPWLATVGS, encoded by the coding sequence ATGGCGCTGTTCCAAAGACTATTCCGAGCCAAGGTGCAAGAGCTGCGGACGATGTTCCTAGCAACTGGAGGGTTGGATCACAACGGCGAAAAAGGGAGTCTTCGAGAAACGTTCGTAAAAGAGTTAATACAGCTTTTTTTGCCAGTTCAATTTGGAGTTGGATCTGGCGTAATCATAGATCTCTGGGGTCGACAAAGTCCGCAAGTTGATATTTTAATATACGATAAGCGAACAATGCCACCGATTTTGGAAATCGATGGTCGTGGCATTTATCCTTTTGATTCGGTGTTGCGTGTGTTGGAAGTAAAAAGTACTGTTGATGATAGAGGTCTGAAGCAATTTTCAGAACTGCTTTGGAGTTTGAATCCCGGGAATGGAGTCGGTTTGAAAATGTCGCAAGCGGGCAAGCTCGAAAACGGAAAGATGTTCTATCCAGTTTGCTGTTTGTTTGGTTTTCAGTCGAGGTTGGCGACTTTGGCCGAAAGGTGTCGGGCGGATAAAAATATATCGCGCAGTTCAAACATCGTTTTCGTCGATGGGGTTGGATTGTATAGTCCAAAATTTCCAGAATTTATGAAGTTCGAAGATTATGATGTGGGGATTAGTATGTTCATAGGTTGGCTTTTAGAAAATATAGGTGAAACAGCTAATTCTAGAGCTGACTACAATCCTAAACCATGGCTGGCAACTGTTGGAAGTTGA
- a CDS encoding DUF2786 domain-containing protein: MSAQQFDEKKLERAIRKIKHCLALAQSENENENENEAATALRQPQALMREYQLTDMDVKLSDVGEVESDLYRAKRRPWDQQLSIAVAAAFNCTTLRRRKWSSVKGQVIECATFVGVSLTQNIALYAYESLHTKLT; encoded by the coding sequence ATGTCCGCACAACAGTTCGACGAAAAGAAACTCGAGCGAGCGATTCGCAAGATCAAACACTGCCTGGCACTGGCGCAAAGCGAGAACGAGAACGAGAACGAGAACGAAGCTGCCACGGCGTTGCGCCAGCCTCAGGCATTGATGCGTGAGTATCAGCTGACAGATATGGACGTGAAGTTGAGCGACGTCGGCGAAGTTGAGTCGGACCTGTACCGCGCCAAACGGCGGCCATGGGATCAGCAGCTAAGCATCGCCGTAGCGGCTGCATTCAACTGCACGACCCTGCGCCGCAGAAAGTGGAGTTCTGTAAAGGGTCAGGTGATCGAGTGCGCGACGTTCGTCGGCGTTTCTCTTACTCAGAACATCGCCCTGTATGCGTATGAATCACTGCACACTAAGCTCACCTAG
- the pgsA gene encoding CDP-diacylglycerol--glycerol-3-phosphate 3-phosphatidyltransferase, whose protein sequence is MNIPNLITVLRVLLIPIFILLFYLPYQWSYLASSSVFAFAAATDWLDGYLARRLEQSTPFGAFLDPVADKLMVAVALVLLVQEHGNLWLTLPAAVIIGREIVVSALREWMAELGARAHVAVSNLGKWKTAAQMLALVILLANPKVFSFWVFIGYTLLMVSAGLTLWSMVQYLRAAWPHLKTDVEKK, encoded by the coding sequence ATGAATATCCCTAATCTGATTACCGTTCTCCGTGTCCTGCTCATCCCGATCTTCATTTTGCTGTTCTATCTGCCTTACCAGTGGAGTTATCTGGCCTCAAGTTCGGTCTTTGCCTTCGCAGCGGCAACGGACTGGCTGGATGGTTATCTGGCGCGACGCCTGGAGCAAAGCACTCCGTTTGGAGCGTTTCTGGATCCTGTCGCTGACAAACTGATGGTTGCTGTTGCACTGGTGTTGCTGGTGCAGGAACACGGCAACCTGTGGCTCACGTTGCCGGCGGCTGTCATCATCGGTCGCGAGATCGTCGTTTCGGCGTTGCGTGAGTGGATGGCCGAACTTGGTGCGCGGGCTCATGTGGCTGTATCGAACCTGGGCAAATGGAAAACCGCTGCGCAAATGCTTGCACTGGTGATCCTTCTGGCCAATCCCAAGGTTTTCAGCTTCTGGGTTTTCATCGGTTACACGTTGCTGATGGTTTCTGCAGGCCTGACCTTGTGGTCGATGGTTCAATACCTTCGGGCTGCCTGGCCGCATCTGAAGACCGATGTTGAAAAGAAATAA
- the uvrC gene encoding excinuclease ABC subunit UvrC, with amino-acid sequence MTETFDSGAFLSTVSGRPGVYRMFDSDARLLYVGKAKNLKKRLASYFRKTGLAPKTAALVGRIAQVETTITANETEALLLEQTLIKEWRPPYNILLRDDKSYPYVFLSDGQFPRLSIHRGAKKAKGKYFGPYPSAGAIRESLSLLQKTFFVRQCEDSYYKNRTRPCLQYQIKRCKAPCVGLVEPEVYAEDVRHSVMFLEGRSHALTNELSTAMEEAAINLEFERAAELRDQIALLRRVQDQQSMEGGTGDIDVIAAFVNPGGACVHLISVRGGRVLGSKNFFPQVGIEEDVAEVMAAFLGQYFISSPERDLPSELIVNVVHEDFPTLIEAIQELRGRELSISHRVRGTRARWQQLAVTNAEQALGARLANRQHVAARFEALAEVLKLDEPPQRLECYDISHSSGEATVASCVVFGPEGPIKSDYRRYNIEGVTAGDDYAAMHQALTRRFSKLKDGEGKLPDILLVDGGKGQLSMARDVLNELAVPDLILLGVAKGATRKAGFETLYLNDAAHEFTLRGDSPALHLIQQIRDEAHRFAITGHRARRGKTRRTSTLEGVAGVGPTRRRDLLKHFGGLQELSRASIEEIAKAPGISKKLAESIYANLHSE; translated from the coding sequence ATGACTGAAACATTCGATTCCGGCGCCTTCCTGTCGACTGTCAGCGGGCGCCCCGGCGTTTACCGCATGTTCGACAGCGATGCGCGTCTGTTGTACGTCGGCAAGGCCAAGAATCTGAAGAAGCGCCTGGCCAGTTACTTTCGAAAAACCGGACTGGCCCCCAAAACCGCCGCGCTGGTCGGGCGAATCGCCCAGGTCGAAACGACCATTACCGCCAACGAAACCGAAGCCCTGCTGCTTGAGCAAACGCTGATCAAGGAGTGGCGGCCGCCGTACAACATCCTGTTGCGCGACGACAAGTCTTATCCGTATGTGTTTCTGTCTGACGGACAATTCCCTCGCCTGAGCATTCATCGCGGTGCCAAGAAGGCCAAGGGCAAGTACTTCGGGCCTTATCCGAGTGCCGGGGCAATTCGCGAAAGCCTCAGCCTTCTGCAGAAGACATTCTTTGTGCGTCAGTGCGAAGACAGCTACTACAAGAACCGGACGCGTCCGTGCCTGCAGTACCAGATCAAACGCTGCAAGGCTCCCTGTGTCGGGCTGGTCGAGCCTGAGGTTTACGCCGAAGACGTGCGGCACTCGGTGATGTTCCTCGAGGGGCGCAGTCATGCGCTGACCAACGAACTGTCCACGGCGATGGAAGAGGCTGCAATCAACCTTGAGTTCGAGCGCGCTGCCGAACTGCGCGATCAGATTGCATTGCTGCGTCGGGTTCAGGATCAGCAGAGCATGGAAGGCGGGACTGGCGATATCGATGTGATCGCAGCTTTCGTCAACCCCGGTGGCGCCTGCGTGCATTTGATCAGCGTGCGGGGAGGGCGGGTTCTGGGCAGCAAGAACTTTTTCCCGCAGGTCGGGATCGAGGAAGACGTTGCCGAAGTCATGGCTGCGTTTCTTGGCCAGTATTTCATCAGCAGCCCCGAGCGCGATTTGCCCAGTGAACTGATCGTCAATGTCGTTCATGAAGACTTTCCCACATTGATCGAAGCGATCCAGGAGCTGCGCGGGCGCGAACTGTCCATCAGTCATCGGGTTCGCGGTACGAGGGCGCGCTGGCAACAGCTGGCCGTGACCAATGCCGAACAGGCGCTGGGTGCGAGGCTCGCGAACCGTCAGCACGTTGCGGCCCGTTTCGAGGCATTGGCCGAGGTGCTGAAGCTGGACGAGCCACCGCAGCGCCTGGAGTGCTACGACATCAGCCACTCCAGCGGCGAGGCAACCGTTGCGTCCTGTGTGGTATTCGGGCCAGAAGGGCCGATCAAATCGGATTACCGCCGATACAACATCGAAGGCGTGACGGCGGGTGATGATTATGCCGCCATGCACCAGGCGTTGACCCGGCGCTTCAGCAAGCTGAAGGACGGTGAGGGCAAGTTGCCGGACATTCTGTTGGTGGACGGCGGCAAAGGGCAGTTGTCGATGGCGCGCGATGTGCTCAACGAACTGGCCGTGCCGGACCTGATCCTGCTGGGTGTAGCGAAAGGTGCGACGCGCAAGGCTGGGTTCGAGACTTTGTATCTGAATGATGCCGCGCACGAATTCACGTTGCGTGGCGACTCTCCAGCGTTGCACCTGATTCAGCAGATTCGTGACGAAGCTCACCGCTTTGCGATCACTGGACACCGTGCGCGCCGTGGCAAAACCCGTCGTACGTCGACGCTGGAAGGCGTGGCAGGCGTGGGGCCGACTCGGCGCAGGGACTTGTTGAAACATTTTGGTGGATTGCAGGAGCTGTCTCGTGCAAGCATCGAAGAGATCGCCAAAGCGCCGGGGATCAGCAAAAAGCTAGCAGAGTCGATTTATGCAAACCTGCATAGTGAGTAG
- the gacA gene encoding response regulator transcription factor GacA produces MIRVLVVDDHDLVRTGITRMLADIDGLQVVGQAESGEESLIKARELKPDVVLMDVKMPGIGGLEATRKLLRSHPDIKVVAVTVCEEDPFPTRLLQAGAAGYLTKGAGLPEMVQAIRLVFAGQRYISPQIAQQLAIKSFQPTNDSPFDALSEREIQIALMIVGCQKVQIISDKLCLSPKTVNTYRYRIFEKLSISSDVELTLLAVRHGMVDASL; encoded by the coding sequence TTGATTAGGGTGCTAGTGGTCGATGACCATGATCTCGTTCGTACGGGCATTACACGGATGCTGGCCGATATCGATGGCCTGCAAGTGGTTGGCCAGGCCGAGTCCGGGGAAGAATCCCTTATCAAGGCCCGTGAGCTGAAGCCAGACGTGGTGCTGATGGACGTCAAGATGCCTGGCATCGGCGGCCTGGAAGCCACGCGCAAACTGTTGCGCAGCCATCCGGACATCAAGGTGGTTGCAGTCACCGTGTGCGAGGAAGATCCGTTCCCTACCCGATTGTTGCAGGCGGGAGCCGCGGGTTACCTGACCAAGGGTGCTGGATTGCCGGAAATGGTACAGGCTATCCGCCTGGTCTTTGCCGGTCAGCGCTACATCAGTCCGCAAATTGCCCAGCAACTGGCGATCAAGTCCTTCCAGCCAACCAACGATTCTCCGTTCGATGCCTTGTCGGAGCGGGAAATCCAGATTGCCTTGATGATTGTCGGGTGCCAGAAGGTGCAGATCATTTCCGACAAATTGTGCCTGTCGCCAAAAACCGTAAACACCTACCGTTATCGCATTTTCGAGAAGCTTTCGATCAGCAGTGATGTCGAGCTGACGCTTCTGGCAGTTCGTCACGGCATGGTTGATGCCAGCCTCTGA
- a CDS encoding GNAT family N-acetyltransferase, producing the protein MTVVDVQTRFHLRPATPDDLSFTREISCQNMLRYYISYDLLWQDEAFDIAWAGRENWMIECDGRPVGYFSLSRDARALYIRELQVCGGFQGQGAGSWAIDQVVAIAHLERRPALRLTVFKNNPAQNLYRRKGMVVQGEDECFLRMHLEFSTRVL; encoded by the coding sequence ATGACGGTGGTGGATGTGCAAACAAGGTTTCATTTGCGACCGGCGACGCCCGATGACCTGTCGTTTACGCGAGAAATCAGTTGCCAGAACATGCTCCGCTATTACATCAGCTACGATCTGCTGTGGCAGGACGAAGCTTTCGATATCGCCTGGGCCGGGCGCGAAAACTGGATGATCGAATGCGATGGCAGGCCTGTAGGCTATTTCAGCCTCAGTCGTGATGCTCGCGCGTTGTACATTCGCGAGTTACAGGTCTGCGGGGGATTTCAGGGACAAGGTGCAGGTTCCTGGGCGATCGATCAGGTTGTTGCAATTGCGCACCTTGAACGTCGCCCGGCATTGCGTCTGACAGTGTTCAAGAACAATCCGGCGCAAAACCTGTATCGCAGAAAGGGAATGGTTGTGCAGGGCGAGGACGAGTGTTTCCTGAGGATGCATCTCGAATTCAGTACACGTGTGCTCTGA
- a CDS encoding 3-deoxy-7-phosphoheptulonate synthase — protein MNSSVSALPLSTLNPANEALTLRLPSSLQLKQQLPLSNALNQQVANHRQAIRAILNGEDHRLLVVVGPCSIHDPESALEYAEKLARLANDVSQEMLLVIRAYVEKPRTTVGWKGLAYDPHLDGSDDMAAGLTLSRELMLEMIRLGLPVATELLQPMAAGYFDDLLSWVAIGARTTESQIHREMASGLSMPVGFKNGTDGGVSIAVDAMRSAAHPHRHFGVDSQGHPAIIPTSGNPDTHLVLRGGHQGPNYDRASVSRIHTELSRLKIPSRIMVDCSHANSGKDPLRQPEVFNDVLEQRLQGDRSLVGMMIESHLFEGCQPLSESLRYGVSVTDGCLGISATEHLLLNAADRLRTQPLP, from the coding sequence ATGAACTCGTCCGTTTCTGCTCTGCCACTGTCCACCCTGAACCCGGCCAACGAAGCATTGACCCTGCGTCTGCCCAGTTCGCTGCAACTCAAGCAGCAATTGCCCCTGAGCAATGCCTTGAACCAGCAGGTTGCCAATCACCGCCAGGCCATCCGCGCCATTCTCAACGGCGAAGACCACCGTTTGCTGGTCGTTGTCGGCCCTTGCTCCATTCACGATCCCGAATCAGCGCTCGAATACGCCGAAAAACTTGCCCGACTGGCCAACGACGTCAGTCAGGAAATGCTGCTCGTGATACGTGCCTACGTCGAAAAACCCCGCACCACCGTCGGCTGGAAGGGTCTCGCGTACGATCCCCATCTGGACGGCAGCGACGACATGGCCGCCGGCCTGACGTTGTCACGCGAACTGATGCTGGAAATGATCCGCCTCGGCCTACCTGTTGCCACCGAACTTCTGCAACCCATGGCTGCTGGCTACTTCGACGACCTGCTCAGTTGGGTTGCCATCGGTGCGCGAACAACCGAATCACAGATTCATCGCGAGATGGCCAGCGGACTGAGCATGCCGGTCGGCTTCAAGAACGGCACCGATGGCGGCGTATCCATTGCCGTCGACGCAATGCGCTCGGCGGCTCATCCACATCGCCATTTCGGCGTAGACAGCCAGGGCCATCCGGCAATCATTCCGACTTCGGGCAACCCGGACACGCACCTGGTCCTGCGCGGCGGCCATCAAGGGCCAAACTACGATCGCGCCAGCGTGTCCCGAATCCATACCGAACTGAGCCGACTGAAAATCCCGAGCCGGATCATGGTCGATTGCAGTCACGCCAACAGCGGTAAGGACCCTCTGCGTCAGCCGGAAGTATTCAACGATGTGCTGGAACAACGCCTGCAAGGCGACCGCTCACTGGTCGGCATGATGATCGAGTCGCACCTGTTCGAAGGATGCCAGCCTCTGAGCGAGTCGTTGCGTTACGGCGTGTCCGTGACCGATGGCTGCCTGGGCATCAGTGCCACGGAACACCTGCTGCTCAATGCAGCCGACCGCCTTCGGACACAACCTCTGCCTTGA
- a CDS encoding esterase/lipase family protein: protein MQRNATTLYPILLAHGLFGFEHIGPFELFHDVKQALKAVGVQVFVPHLSAIHYNEVRGKQLLGQIDSVLRGTGASKVNLIGHSQGALAARYAAAVAPQRVASVTSVSGPNHGSELADFLRKALIPGRLPESVAQNVATLFSDFLCLLGGTTALPKNALAALNALTTVGVGDFNDKYPQALPDSWGAQGAERVNGVRYYSWSGVVPEMNLQTLDPIQGICRALSQYFITEPGQNDGFVGRFSSHLGTVIRSDYPFDHLRSLRRASGEPAGSADSIQLYVEHALRLQAANL from the coding sequence ATGCAACGAAATGCCACAACTCTTTATCCCATCCTGCTGGCGCACGGTCTGTTCGGATTCGAGCACATCGGCCCTTTTGAGCTGTTCCACGACGTCAAACAGGCGCTGAAGGCCGTCGGCGTGCAGGTGTTCGTGCCGCACCTGTCAGCCATTCATTACAATGAAGTACGAGGCAAACAACTGCTCGGGCAAATTGATTCTGTGCTCAGAGGCACAGGCGCGAGCAAAGTCAACCTGATCGGTCATAGTCAGGGCGCATTGGCGGCTCGCTATGCCGCAGCGGTTGCCCCACAAAGGGTTGCTTCCGTGACTTCGGTCAGTGGACCGAACCACGGCTCGGAGCTCGCGGACTTCTTGCGCAAGGCACTGATTCCCGGAAGGTTGCCAGAGAGCGTCGCGCAGAATGTGGCCACGCTGTTTTCCGACTTTCTATGCCTGCTCGGTGGAACCACAGCCCTGCCGAAAAATGCGCTGGCCGCATTGAATGCACTGACGACCGTAGGGGTCGGGGATTTCAATGACAAATATCCGCAAGCCCTGCCAGATAGCTGGGGCGCGCAGGGAGCCGAACGGGTCAATGGCGTCCGCTACTATTCCTGGAGTGGCGTCGTGCCGGAAATGAATCTGCAAACACTCGACCCGATTCAGGGCATCTGCCGGGCACTTTCGCAGTACTTCATTACCGAGCCTGGCCAGAACGACGGTTTTGTGGGCCGCTTCAGCTCTCATCTGGGCACCGTGATCCGTTCCGACTACCCATTTGATCACTTGCGTAGCTTGCGTCGGGCCTCCGGTGAGCCTGCCGGCTCAGCCGATTCAATCCAGTTGTACGTCGAGCATGCCTTGCGCCTGCAGGCAGCTAATCTCTGA
- a CDS encoding peptidylprolyl isomerase: protein MAKATARHILVSSEDKCNELKAQIEAGADFAEVAKANSTCPSSRQGGDLGSFGPGQMVKEFDTVVFSAPINVVQGPVKTQFGYHLLEVTSRQD, encoded by the coding sequence ATGGCTAAAGCCACCGCCCGCCACATCCTGGTTTCCAGCGAAGACAAGTGCAACGAACTCAAGGCCCAGATCGAAGCCGGCGCCGATTTCGCTGAAGTCGCCAAAGCCAACTCCACCTGCCCGTCCAGCCGTCAGGGCGGTGATCTGGGCTCGTTCGGCCCGGGCCAGATGGTCAAGGAATTCGATACCGTGGTTTTCAGCGCCCCGATCAATGTCGTCCAGGGGCCGGTCAAGACCCAGTTCGGTTATCACCTGCTGGAAGTCACCAGCCGTCAGGACTGA
- a CDS encoding extracellular solute-binding protein, with protein MRLAFSTLMFTAVALLMSAAGVSAAPQHALTVYGEPAKYPANFSHFDYTNPQAPKGGTMRRSAIEIGHFDHVLPYIDKGIGVTQIDGLLYSPLAQRSMDEPYTVYGLVAQKMERSEDGLSLRFFINPKARFADGKPITAEDVRYTYDLLMTQGSLRYRTQFADVKGVEVEAPLTVRFDFKSNENRTLPLDIATLPVFPEHWWKTRDFAGGGGYEPPLGSGPYRVGKVDSGRSITFERNGDWWGKDLPVSRGLYNFDHFSIEYFGDTDVARQVLRGGAYDYNREFSATGYSIGYDSPALSDGRLQKAHLATEAPQSAQGFVFNLQKPMFQDRRVRQALAMLWDFEWSNRQMMRNMYIRQQSYFSNSALAASELPDAAELKILEPLRGQIPDEVFTKVFEAPKTDGSGLIRDKQLQALELLEQAGWKPDGDQLVNAQGEPLSFTFLVSQNGMDRLLLPYKRTLKQIGINLDIRRIDSSQYVNRLMSRDYDMIVTGYPVTTSPGGELLNYFGSASANDPGANNYMVLKNPAVDTLINGLIRASTQPDMLHYAHALDRVLQWNYYWIPNYYPPGTSTVWWNRFGIPTVQASNDEAIESWWEISSTPLTNQQMTAEKISRGRPGGPH; from the coding sequence ATGCGACTGGCTTTCTCCACTTTGATGTTCACTGCCGTGGCTCTGCTGATGAGCGCCGCCGGTGTGAGCGCTGCACCGCAGCATGCATTGACCGTTTACGGCGAACCGGCAAAGTATCCGGCCAATTTCAGTCACTTCGACTACACCAATCCGCAGGCCCCCAAGGGCGGAACGATGCGCCGCTCGGCGATCGAAATCGGTCACTTCGACCATGTCCTGCCCTACATTGACAAAGGCATCGGCGTCACCCAGATCGATGGCCTGCTGTATTCCCCGCTGGCCCAGCGCTCGATGGACGAGCCCTACACCGTCTACGGACTGGTGGCACAAAAGATGGAGCGTTCCGAGGACGGTCTGTCCCTGCGCTTCTTCATCAACCCCAAGGCTCGCTTCGCCGACGGCAAACCGATCACCGCCGAAGACGTGCGCTACACCTACGATTTGCTGATGACCCAGGGCAGCCTGCGCTATCGCACCCAGTTCGCCGACGTCAAAGGCGTTGAAGTCGAGGCGCCGCTCACTGTGCGCTTCGATTTCAAAAGCAATGAAAACCGCACCCTGCCACTGGATATCGCGACCCTGCCGGTGTTTCCCGAGCACTGGTGGAAGACCCGGGATTTCGCTGGCGGTGGCGGCTATGAACCTCCGCTGGGCAGCGGCCCGTACCGAGTCGGAAAAGTCGACTCCGGACGCAGTATCACCTTCGAGCGCAATGGCGACTGGTGGGGTAAGGATTTGCCGGTCAGCCGCGGGCTCTACAATTTCGATCACTTCAGCATCGAGTACTTCGGCGACACCGATGTCGCCCGCCAGGTGTTGCGCGGCGGCGCCTACGACTACAACCGCGAATTTTCCGCTACCGGCTACTCGATCGGCTACGACAGCCCGGCCCTGAGCGACGGGCGCCTGCAGAAGGCTCACCTGGCAACCGAGGCACCGCAATCGGCCCAGGGCTTCGTGTTCAATCTGCAAAAACCGATGTTCCAGGACCGCCGCGTACGTCAGGCCCTGGCCATGCTCTGGGACTTCGAATGGAGCAACCGGCAGATGATGCGCAACATGTACATCCGCCAGCAGAGTTACTTTTCCAACAGCGCCCTTGCTGCCAGTGAACTGCCGGACGCTGCCGAACTGAAGATCCTTGAACCACTGCGCGGACAAATCCCCGACGAGGTATTCACGAAGGTCTTCGAGGCGCCGAAAACCGACGGCAGCGGACTGATCCGTGACAAGCAGCTTCAGGCACTCGAACTGCTTGAACAGGCGGGCTGGAAACCCGACGGCGACCAATTGGTCAACGCGCAGGGCGAGCCGCTGAGCTTCACCTTCCTGGTCAGCCAGAACGGCATGGACCGACTGCTGTTGCCCTACAAGCGCACGCTGAAACAGATCGGCATCAACCTCGACATCCGCCGCATCGACTCCTCGCAATACGTCAACCGACTGATGAGCCGCGACTACGACATGATTGTCACGGGCTACCCGGTCACCACATCGCCCGGTGGTGAGCTGCTCAACTACTTCGGGTCCGCCTCGGCCAACGATCCTGGCGCCAACAACTATATGGTGCTGAAAAACCCGGCAGTCGACACCTTGATCAACGGTCTGATCCGCGCCTCGACCCAGCCAGATATGCTGCATTACGCCCACGCGCTGGACCGGGTGCTGCAATGGAACTACTACTGGATCCCCAATTATTACCCGCCCGGCACCTCGACCGTTTGGTGGAACCGCTTCGGCATCCCGACCGTGCAGGCGAGCAATGACGAAGCGATCGAGAGCTGGTGGGAAATCAGCAGCACGCCGCTGACCAACCAGCAGATGACGGCCGAGAAGATCAGCCGTGGCAGACCCGGAGGGCCGCACTGA
- a CDS encoding microcin C ABC transporter permease YejB, whose amino-acid sequence MWAYILRRLLLIIPTLVIILLVNFVIIQAAPGGPVEQAIAHLQGIGGANVGGGASETMSSTSRASRGLDPQLIKDIEKQYGFDKPAHERLWLMLKNYAQLDFGKSFFRGATVTDLILQKMPVTISLGLWATLITYLVSIPLGIRKAVHHGSHFDIWSSTAIIIGYAMPAFLFAMFLIVVFAGGTSLNWFPVRGLVSDNFESLSTLGKVADYFWHLVLPVTALVIGGFATLTILTKNSFLNEITRQYVVTARAKGLSERRVLYGHVFRNAMLLVVSGIPQAFISVFFAGSLLIEVIFSLDGLGRMSYEAAVSRDYPVVFGSLFIFTLFGLLIKLIGDLCYTLVDPRIDFAARNA is encoded by the coding sequence ATGTGGGCTTACATACTGCGGCGCCTGCTGCTGATCATCCCGACCCTGGTGATCATTCTGCTGGTCAATTTCGTGATCATCCAGGCCGCCCCGGGCGGTCCGGTGGAACAGGCCATCGCTCATTTGCAAGGCATCGGTGGCGCCAATGTCGGCGGTGGTGCAAGCGAAACCATGAGCAGCACCTCCCGCGCCAGCCGGGGCCTTGATCCGCAGCTGATCAAGGACATCGAAAAACAGTACGGCTTCGACAAACCGGCCCATGAACGCCTGTGGCTGATGCTCAAGAACTATGCGCAGCTGGATTTCGGCAAGAGCTTCTTCCGTGGCGCCACGGTTACCGACCTGATCCTGCAGAAAATGCCGGTGACCATTTCCCTCGGGTTGTGGGCGACGCTGATCACCTATCTGGTATCGATCCCGCTGGGCATTCGCAAAGCCGTGCACCACGGCAGTCATTTCGATATCTGGAGCAGTACGGCGATCATCATCGGTTACGCGATGCCGGCGTTTCTATTCGCGATGTTTCTGATCGTTGTGTTTGCCGGCGGTACGTCGCTGAACTGGTTTCCGGTGCGCGGGCTTGTTTCGGACAACTTTGAGTCGCTGTCGACGCTGGGCAAGGTTGCCGACTACTTCTGGCACCTTGTTCTGCCGGTCACTGCACTGGTGATTGGTGGCTTCGCGACCCTGACCATCCTCACCAAGAACTCGTTCCTCAATGAAATCACCCGTCAGTACGTGGTCACCGCTCGCGCCAAAGGCCTGAGCGAACGCCGGGTGCTGTATGGCCATGTGTTTCGCAACGCGATGTTGCTGGTGGTGTCGGGCATTCCCCAAGCCTTCATCAGCGTGTTCTTCGCTGGTTCGTTGCTGATCGAGGTGATCTTCTCCCTCGACGGCCTCGGGCGCATGAGCTACGAAGCGGCCGTGTCCCGCGACTATCCAGTGGTGTTTGGGTCGCTGTTCATCTTCACCCTGTTCGGCCTCCTGATAAAACTGATCGGCGACCTGTGCTACACGCTGGTCGATCCGCGCATCGACTTCGCCGCGAGGAATGCCTGA